ctggagacctgggatccagtcctgcattgggttccccgcatggagcctgcttctccctctccctctgcctgtgtctctgcctctctcccctctctgtgtattctcatgaataaataaataaaatctttaaaaaaaataaagcagtatcCATGTGCCACGTCCCTCTCTTCCTGTTGGATCTGCAATTGACCAGTGATAGGGCCTGAGAGCTCTCTCTAGACATCTaaactccatttttttccctaaactccattttaaatgagatttccaggatacctgggtggctcagtggttgagtgtctgccctctgCTCATAACATGATCCCAGAAttgcaggatcaagtcccacatcgggctccttgcatggagcctgcttctccctctgcctctctctgtcatgaataaattaaaaaataattaaaaaaataaatgagatttccttttattaattttcacatcaTCCTTCAGGATGAGATAATACTATAGTCATTTAAGTGTAAACAGTGGAGCACCTGTGTAGcccagccagttaagcatccaactattggtttaggctcaggtcccAATCTCAAGGTTCAGGAGATCGAGCGCTtgagtgggctccatgctcagcaggaatctgcttggatattctctctccctctgcccctttgccccctctgtctctaaaacaagtctttaaaaaatgtaaacattatgGAGCACGTGGCTGGCTTAGTCAAGTATGTGACTTGATCTCAaggttgcaagttcaagccccatgttggatacagagcatactttttaaaaatcttttaaaaaatgaaaacattaatttgataTAATTCATGCATGGCTTTCCTTTTTGAGTGTTTTCCATACTGTACTACCTTCTGAATGACTTCCTCTCCCAATATCAGGGATTGGAAACAGGTTTTACTtaattctcagttttttttttccctatctctTACAGATTATAATAtccttattcatttcataaataatcATCACAAGGTACATACAAGGCCTTATGGATAGTATAGACATgtataaacagaaagaaaaataatgtccaatccaattataaaatatgttgaGATCCTCAGTACTCTCTGGTTTGCCTAGAGCTTCAGTGGACACTCACGTGTTCACTCGGTCATTTCTGAATCTGTCTTTGTGCAAGGTTAAAGCTGCAGAGAACTTTCTTTGAATAAAACAATATCAGAAGGTACCTGTTTGTGCCATTTGAATccctaacaaatatttttgtaaaatcttACTACCACCTGGTTGATAACTAATGAAGTTTGTACATAATACAAGCCGAAATCAAAATGTAAAGCAATATATGGAAACCTCAACAAATTCATCTGTGCAGGCAAATCCATATACGCACCAAGTATTTTATGTAGAGTGAAAACTCAACGTGGCATGGTATGGACCTTCTTTACATTATGTAGATGTTCTCATAACTAATAAAACcatttataaacaacagaaacagaagtCACCTGTGACATTTGGGGACAGACGCAACTGATCTTTCAATTGAGGACACTATTCATAAGCTAAATATGATAtcgtagggatgcctgggtagctcagtggttgagtttctgccttaggctcagggcatgatcttgagtcccagaatcgagtcctacattgggctcctggcatggagcctgcttctccctctgcctatgtctctgcctctcattctctgtgtctctcatgaataaataaataaatctttttttaaaataaaaaataaatatataagagtTTATAGTTGTAATTTGGTTTTAACAGAGCAGAATATGCAAAGAAACCAAGACTTGCAACTTGCATTAAGCATGTAAGCACATCCTTACTTAGTTGATACACTTGATTTGAAGGAGTCATGACAAGATGTGTTCTCCCCATATACACAGCATTTGCAGGCTGTATTGTGTGACCACCAAAGGGACACATGCAGGCTGCGGTGAGATCTTCTGCTTTCCGTGAATGCTTATAAATGCTCTTGTGCTGGGATTTGTAGGCTTCTTTATGTTGCTTTCCTCACATCCTTTCACTCATTAATACAATTTCTGAGGTGAGTGCAATAATCCACATGTCAATtaactttcatatttaaatattaaaactgttATTTGAGTCCATCCTTGATGTTAAAATACAAGCATACACTTTGATGCATGCATTCACTCCCCCAATACAGTCACTATATTCCCATTGTGGAATCAGCTTTGCCTCCATGTTTGACCATGAAACTCTTTTACCTGTATTTCAAGGGcctttctttcacatttttcttaataaacatCTTTGGAATTAAGAACTTTCTCAGTCTTTCTATGAACAGAGTGGAAAAGAACACAGGGGAGTGGTCACAGGATTTgagatgtgtatttttaaaatattttatttaaggatgcctgagtggctcagcggttgagcctctgccttcagttcagggcatgatcctggagtcctgggatggaatcccacattgggcttcctgcatggagcctgcttctcactctgcctatgtctcttcctctctctgtgtctttcatgaaaaaataaaatccttaaaaagtatatattatttatttatttaacacagagagatgggggggatagagagagagacagagacagagaaagagagaggagagagagagcaccaacaGGGGGAACAGGAGATGGTGAAGCAAGCTTCCGaataagcagagagcccaatgtgcagatggatcccaggactccgggatcattacctgaaccaagggcaaacacttaactgattgaggcacccagatgcccccataacctcttttctaattccattttCTAAACATCTCaactcctggggtgcctgagtgattcatttggttaagtgtctgcttttggctcaggtcatgatcccagggtccagggaccAAGCCCTAcatggagctctctgctcagtggggagcctgcttcaccctctcctactccccctgttcccactgcttgtgctctctctctctgttgaatacataaataaaatcttgaaaagaaaataaaagaaaaaaagggggataTATAGAGTCTCATGAGGATGATGGTCCAGGGGCTGGTGAGGTCCCAGGATTCCCAGGCTTTTTGTGACTGAAGTGAAGGTCTCAAGATAGACTGTGGTGAGGCAGAGAGTGCTGACATGTAAGGCAAAGGTTAGAATACTTGCCAGGAACATACAGAGTTCTTGGGTGTCCTCCTCACTGTCTTAGGGTAGAGTGGACCTTCTCCGGAAAGTTAAATGTTGGAGGCGTTCCTACTTCAGCTTCCTCTCAGATCCCAGGAATGGGCTGATGAGAGCTTCGGAGAAGTAAGCCAGGTAAGAACAAGAACTGtgccttttcatctttttcacCAGCATTGGCTGAACATGTAACATGATtgctttaaaaagttaacaaatgaggggcatctgggtggctcagttggtggaccatgtgactcttgatctcagggttgtgagtttgatccCCCATGTTggctatagagattacttaaaaacaaaatcttttaaaaatagattttaaatatttattcatgagacacacacacagaggggggggagggagagagagagagagagagagagagagagagagagagagagagagaggcagagacataggcagagggagaagcaggctccatgcagggagcccgatgtgggactctgtcccagatcctgggatcatgctttgaaccgaaggcagacactcaatgctaagccaccgaggcatcccaaaaataaaatcttaattaaaaaactgtcgggggatgcctgggtggctcagcggttgagcatctgccttcggctcagggcatgatcctggagtcccagaatcgagtcctatatcaggccccctgcatggagcctgcttctctctctgcctgtgtctctgcctctccctctctgtgtctctagtgaataaaaaaaaaatctttaaaaaaaatcttggggcacctgggtggctcagcggttgagcatctgctgtcggctcagggtgtgaaaccagggtccagggatcaagtcccacatcaggctccctatggggagcctgcttctctctctgcctctgtctttgtctctctcatgaagaaataaataaaatcttttaaaacaaatacataaataaaatcttaaaaaaacagatccaataaaaaaagaaaatcacaaacctaagattattaaaaagattaaaatgaaaatgtctttaatCAACAAGGAAAAATGCTAGCCTCTCTCCAGAAAGGTACCCTCCCATTTAGCAAACCCACATGAAACTCAAAACATTGTGCTTGAATTAATTGTTGAGGTTTACAAGCTATTTTTCACAGAACACATTTTAAAGCAGGCCCTTTACTGATGAGAGAAGAGAAGCTGCACAAGGAATAAAACTGCTGCTTTCTTATTACTGCCTTTTCACTAGAATCATAGAAATGGCTCTCCAAATGTAGCAGGACTGAATGCTCTCCACCACAACAGCATTAACAATGTCAGATATTTGAGGTGTGTATCCATCAGGTAGCTTCAGGGATTCCAAGGTGAAAAAGATGCTATCATCTATCACCCCATTTCTTCCATGAAGGCTGGTAATACAGACCTGTAATTACAGGTAATAGAAATGTTTATGTAAAAGCATCGTCCACTGTCCTAGAGCCTGCACCACCTCGCTCTGGCTTAGTCTGAAGGTCACTCCTTTCCCAACCTAGCTGCCATGTCAGAAATCCCAGGAGCACCCTGTGAAGCTACCCATGGCGGCCCCCTCCTCACAACAGCTAAGTCAGAACCCCTGCAGAGCTGGTCCTGCTCTAGATTAGAAACTCTATTCTAAATATACCACATGATGTCCATTAACCTCTCTAGTGACAGTTGAGGAAGGGAAAAGCggtagaatgagaaaagaatgtGGTGGCCAAGAGAAGGCCATCTCCCCACTTCCTGGGTCCCATCCCAAGCACCCTCTGTGCCTTTGTGCAGACTGACTCTTGCACCCATTTCTAGTCCATAGGACCCAAGTCACACCCAGCATTCACTGCATGCTCTGGTTCTCCCCACTAGGCCATTCCTTCCTCCCCTACAATTCTCTCAACACAATTTGCTTTCTATTCAGGGCATTTAAATACCTCTCAAGTAAACTACTGAATTTCGAccttaaatatatgcatattgtaTATTATTCTGGGGTTACACCCACTCTGGAGCTTGTCTTGTTTAAGGAAATAGACTCTTTGGCCAAGAATGGTTTTGCCAACACACCCCATAGACTCTTTGGCCAAGAATGGTTTTGCCAACACACCCCATGAAATCCCGAGAAGCAGCAAGGATCACTAGAGGGAAAAAGCAGAACTGAGTAACAAGAGCTACCCACAAAGGAGCTACCTCATGCACATGCTTATGTCTCAGAGGCTTCACCGAGAGGGCCTTTCGGCTCAGCGCATCCAATGGGGTGCAAAACTCAACTTCTACTCGGTCCCCCTGGTAAGGCTCGAAACCTAAAACAGcagacaaactgtaagagacttaactaactctagggaacaagttaaaggtggctggaggggagggggttggggggatgagGTCACCGgaggatgggcatgaaggagggcatgtgagagaatgagcactgggtgttctatgccactgatgaatccctaaattctaccCCTCAAACTAATAAtgcactctatgttaattaaatttaaattaaaaacagcaacaaaccCTAAAACAGCCACAGAGAGAAATCCAGTTGGAATTAGGTCTtatctcctaactctgggaaatgaacaaggggtagtggaaggggaggtgggcggggggatggggtgactgagagatgggcactgaggggggaacttgacggatgagcactgagtattatactatatgttggcaaatcgaactccaattaaaaaaatatacaaaaaaaagaattatgtctTAGTCTTGGTAATATTCAGTTTCAGTGACTTTGATGTTCCAATAccctaaaataatttctattacaTCAAAAGTAcctttggactttttaaaaacaagtaaccTGTAAGTCTTCCTGCCAGAAAGGATGTTTGTAATCCTCTAGGCTTTGATTCCCACTGGTTTAACAAAGGCTGTTGGGGAGAAGTATCAGCTGGGCATCACaggccattattattttttagtatatttatttatttgagagacagagagagactgggggagaggcagaggaagagaatctcaagcagattccccaaggAGGGTGGAGCCGGtggtggggcttaatctcaggacccatgagatcatgatctgagctgaaatcatgagtggaacgcttaacaaactgagccattcaggtgccccaattcccattatgtttttggctttttaaaaaaagatttatttatttatttgagaaagagagagcgagggagggagggagagagaagagggtccTGTGAgagtgggggggcagagagagagagagaatctcaagaagactcctccctgagcactgagcctgacaagtgcttaatctcatgaccctgagatcacgacctgagctgaaatcaacagtaaAATGCTTAAACCATTGAGTACCTctcattatgttttattattttttatttaaaaaaattttttttattggagttcaatttgccaacattttgggtgatgggcactgagaggggcacttggcaggatgagcactgggtgttatgctaaatgttgtcATTATGTTTTAAATTGGAATTGTCTTTTGCCATTTTCATTAGGTGTCATAATCAGATTAACAGCAGCTATTTTGACAATGCTAAGTATGACTGATTAGGgctcaagtatttttatttttaaaattttaaaaaagattttatttattcacgagaaacacagagagagaggcagagacacaggcagagggagaagcaggctcctcgcagggagcccaatgtggaacttgatcctggaactccgggatcatgccctgagccgaaggcagccactcaaccgccacccaggcatcccggggtCAAGTATTTTTAATCCACTCTCTTTGAATCACTCAATTTACTTTGCAGCAGTAAATCCCTTCACCTGTGCTTTGGGTCCCGGCCTCTTTATGCCTCAGGACCCTGGTTGCATCCATCCTTCCGGCTCTCCCTTGCACCTTCCATCACTCCCTTTGGCATTACAAACATGCTCAAGTGTTTCCCATCTTGAGAAGAATTCTAGCAAGGGCTACCATTGGTGGTGACTTCCCACTGGCATGGTTATAGGGACCAGGAAATTGACTTCGGAGCTTAGCAATCACAGGGGCTTTTTCTCCTAGAATTGGGTATTTCTAACTAAACATGTCTTAAAATCCCAGATGCCACCAGATAATCATCTTTGGAGACTTCCATGGTTATCAAATAAGGTCAagtcctggcttttttttttaatatttttatttatttatgatagtcacagagagagagagagaggcagagacacaggcagagggagaagcaggctccatgcactaggagcccgatgtgggattcgatcccgggtctccaggatcgcgccctgggccaaaggcaggcgccaaaccgctgcgccacccagggatcctagtcCTGGCTTTTAAATCccagaaaaattaaatggaaagctGCCTGGTGTGGCTGAACTAAGTTCCCCCTTTTTATATTCAAGCTACATAGCAGCTGGTAGGGCATAAACAAGTACAGAATTTTTACTTCTAGTCATCTTCCCAAAGCCAGCCTGGCAGAAGTTGTCCAGCTGGGAAAGCATCTCACACAGGCAGCCTTCCCGTCTCCCCATAGCAGATAGTCATTTTAACTTCTCTGCTCAGTAGAGTTCTTTTCACTATATTCTTTTAATGTCTCCACATGTCTGTCTCTCCCAATTAGACGATGAGCTCTTTACAGGGAGGGTTTAATAAAGTCTTATTTATCTTGTCTTGCCAATACCTAGCACTCTATTGTGAACTGAGCTAAACTCAAATAgcataaacaaaataacaacatatTGCTTTTGGCATAAAACAACTAAATGTTAGACCTgataattacaaatataattcaacaacagtacacacacacacacacacacacacacacacacacacacacacacagaaagtgctGGAGGAGGCCATCAAGAGGGTGTGATCACCAATGGACCTTTGAGCTGGACCCTGGGGTCCAGATTGAggctcctcaccccacccctgtcctGGGAATGTGTGTTCCACCCATCACTCCAACAGTTGGAGGCCTAAGCCTTTAGAGAGTAAGGTGTGGCTGAGACCATCTGGACAGTGTACGTGACTGAGCCCAATTAAAGCATCCGtgtaaacttttaagattctggcaGGTGGGTGTGGAGATCAATTCATTTTGGGTCCCCCCAGACAAGACCCATATGTAAGTCTCCTTGATTACTACACTGGCCACTTACCAATCAGGAGTGGCCTGcctcattttttttgtctctcctcAGTTCCATGTAGTGGGGGCAGTTTGCAAACCAATAGAAAGGTACAAGGCTATCTCCAAggcatttgaaatattatttttattagtttttaaaagattttattcatttattcatgagagacacaggctgagggagaagcaggctccctgtggagagcctgttgcaggacaccatccaaggaccccgggatcatgacctgagcccaaggtagatgctcaaccactgagccaccaggtgccctttgaaatatatatattgggatccctgggtggcgcagcggtttggcgcctgcctttggcccaaggcacgatcctggagacccgggatcgaatcccacatcgggctctcggtgcatggagcctgcttctccttctgcctatgtctctgcctctctctctttctctctctgtgactatcataaaaaaatgaaatatatatatttttaaagaatatatctgtgtggcacctgggtggatctgttggttgggcatccaactcttggtttctgctcatgtcatgaactcagggtcctgagtaAGTGCCCCCCATGGGCCTCTGcactaagtggggagtctgcttcaggactCTCTGTCTCCTATTCTTCAagacttgctctctctctctctctctcaaattaataagtctttgaaaaattaaaataaaaaagaatatcccTGTATACCCATAATGTTTTTCTGTTAGATTAGAAATTCAGTGCCTgtacaaatagaaaaattacaCAAATACTAGTAGCTGCATCCAATAAATAAAACGTCAACAAAAGATAGCATGAGTTTTTAAGAACATGATGTACTGTGGTGCATTATTTTCAACTGCAAAGGTCCACCTCCAGTATCAAAGAGCCTCTTATTGGAGACAAGGACACTTAGAGAAGTAGTTCTAATCTGAAAATCCTCTTGCCAAATAGCATGTTCCAAATTTGACCCTAGAAATGATGCCTGTAACCATCAGCAAAGCcaatctataaaattaaaaaaataggcaaaatctagctttaaattaaaaaaaataaactgggcaccccaggtggctcagcactttagcgtcaccttcagcccagggcatgatcctggagacccagaatcaagtcccacatcaggctccctgcatggatcctgcttctccttctgcatgtgtctctgcctctctctctctctctctctctctctctctctgtgtgtgtgtgtgtgtgtgtgtgtctctcatgaataaataaataaaatcttaaataaataaataaataaaatcttttaaaaagtaaactataCCTTTACAAATGACATCTAGAGAGAAGTAAGTTGTGTGATCAATATAGTTAGCACCTTCCATTAGAGAGGTAATAGAGCCAAATGAGATTCTAGCATAGGAGTCTGCAGGTCCATTGCCATGGCAACTATCACAGAGAGCATCCACCTGTGAGATAAAGAAACCATTATAGCAAACATAACACAggtttaaaaagcagaaacatgTTTAAATCATTGTTGTTCCAGAAATGACTTAAACAACTACAACAAACATTTCACCTGACCACATCGTAGACGTGAGACGATGATAAAATAATGACTGAGccttatatcttttatttatgttttagagCAGTTTAGGAACCTTGAGCAGAAATGTCCCACACATTCCACCTTGCCCTATTACCAGCACCTTGCATTCGTTTGATTGGTTGAACCAATATTGGTACAGTATATTGACCTCAACTccatagcttatttttttaaagattttatttataggatgcctgggtgcctcagcagttgagcgtctgcctttgggtcagggcatgatcccagggtcccaggatgaagtcctgcatcgggttccttgcgtggagcctgcttctccctctgcctatgtctctgcctctctctctctctctctctctgggtctctcatgaataaataagtaaaatctttatttttttttaggtttttaaaaaacattttaaaagattaaaaaaaatccagatggtctctgagccacctaggtgccccaccaGTAAAACATATTTAAGGAATCATTGaaggcgcctgggtgactcagttgtctgtctttggctcaggttgtgatccgggggtcctgggacagagtcccacatcgggctacatGCTcattagggagcctgcttctccctctgctcttccccctgctcttactctttctctctcaaataaataaaaaaataaaatcatctataCTCATTTCCCCATCTCCCATTTGCTCCTCACTGCTCTCCAATCAGACCTTATATCCCAAATGCTTCTAAAGCTGCTCTTAAAATCACCAGCATCCTCCAGGTTGCCAAATCCCACAGTCAATTTTCTCTGCTCCTATCACTCAACCTCTTAACATCTGATCCAGTTGTAAAACTTTGCCTGGCTTCTGTGTGACCACTCTTTCCTGGAGAGGCTCCATCTCAACCTCCTCTGTTAACACTCCCTTCTTGTTTCCTGTCCCTGAACTGAATACACCAAGTTACAGACATGGTGTCCCATTGGTATCTCAATCTTAGCTTAACACAGACAAAATTTAATGTATCCTGAACTTCCCTGAAAAAACTGTACTCCCCCCCATCTTCTGTATCTCAGAAAATGGCAAGTCATCTCACCTGGACAAGATGGATGCATTCTggtatgtaaaaattaaatggcaCAAAGTGAAAGATAGCTTGGGAGGAAACATTAGCAAAACGTTCATATGAGAAATTTCCTAACAAACCTCTCATTTCCATAACATACAAACAACTCTAATGTTCCTACTGTAGAAATAGCTGTAAGAAGAGAAACGTTGCTGTACTCTCCCCAAcacttaaagaaatgcaaaataaaatgatgagactgcctttttttaagattggcaAAGATTTCAAAGATTGGAATCTTTCCATTCTTGTCAATATTGGCAAACAGGCAGTTTCCAGAGCCTGCTGTTGACAGTGCCAACTGGTACAATAAAGCTGAAGCATAATTGGACAGTATCTATTGAAATGGTAAATACACTGAGGTGATGGTTGCATGACTATGTGAAATTTACTAAAAATGTCATCAAACTATGGCTTTAAATGTGGAGAATCTTGGGGTTTCTGGGGCactcagtcgtttaagcatccaactcttggtctcggctcagggcttgatctcaaggttgtgagttcaagctctgtgttgggctctagctgggaatggagcctacttaaaaaaaatggagaatctTATGGTACATccattgtatctcaataaagctgcttttatttatttattttaaagattgtatttatttaatacatgagagacacacacagagagaggcagagacataggcagaggtagaagcaggctccctgtggggagcctgtttctcgatgcatcccaggttcctgagatcacaatctgagccaaagcaaatactcaaccactgagccacccaggtgcccaaagctgcatttaaaaagtggttaagggggcagccccagtggctcagtggtttagtgccgctttcggcccagggcctgaccttggagacccaggatcgagtctcacatcgggctccttgcatggagcctgcttctccctctgcctatgtctgtgcctctctgtctctcatgaataaatgtctcttaaaaaaataaaaacggttaagaacgcctgggtggctcagcggttgaatctgccttcggctcagggcgtgatccgttggtcccaggatcaagtc
The window above is part of the Vulpes lagopus strain Blue_001 chromosome X, ASM1834538v1, whole genome shotgun sequence genome. Proteins encoded here:
- the CT55 gene encoding cancer/testis antigen 55, whose product is MRLLELEGDTRLKTVQGVVTQFCSDYGLIDELIYFTSDVITGNVFLKVGQEVTAIVEEDKTYGLKAIKVDALCDSCHGNGPADSYARISFGSITSLMEGANYIDHTTYFSLDVICKGFEPYQGDRVEVEFCTPLDALSRKALSVKPLRHKHVHEVCITSLHGRNGVIDDSIFFTLESLKLPDGYTPQISDIVNAVVVESIQSCYIWRAISMILVKRQ